A window of the Phaseolus vulgaris cultivar G19833 chromosome 5, P. vulgaris v2.0, whole genome shotgun sequence genome harbors these coding sequences:
- the LOC137834020 gene encoding uncharacterized protein — MDDAMLCRVFPTSLKGVTLSWFTKLSPNSIDSFATLVTKFETQFATSKPHHLTSIALVGIRKEKGESLRTFIDRFNKVAMSIRNLSPDVAMHHMLTALSPGPFADNMCMQPTASLDELRKRAAKYMQLEELKEFRNQARAEASEEKNKEEK, encoded by the coding sequence ATGGACGATGCAATGTTGTGTCGAGTGTTTCCTACATCACTGAAGGGAGTAACCCTTAGCTGGTTTACCAAGCTCTCACCCAACTCCATTGATAGCTTTGCCACACTCGTGACGAAGTTCGAGACTCAGTTTGCCACCAGCAAGCCACATCACCTGACCTCCATCGCCCTGGTAGGCATTCGCAaggagaagggagagtcgcTGAGAACCTTTATTGATAGGTTCAACAAAGTGGCAATGAGCATCCGGAACCTCAGCCCGGATGTTGCCATGCATCACATGCTGACAGCCCTGAGCCCAGGACCCTTTGCTGATAACATGTGCATGCAGCCAACCGCCAGCCTGGACGAGCTGAGGAAGAGAGCCGCTAAGTATATGCAGCTGGAAGAGCTCAAAGAGTTCCGCAACCAGGCCCGTGCCGAGGCCAGTGAAGAGAAGAACAAGGAAGAGaagtga
- the LOC137835208 gene encoding defensin-like protein: protein MEKKSLAGLCFLFLVLFVTQEVVLQTEAKTCENLADTYKGPCFTTGSCDDHCKNKEHLRSGRCRDDFRCWCTKNC, encoded by the exons ATGGAGAAGAAATCATTAGCTGGGTTATGCTTCCTCTTCCTTGTTCTCTTTGTTACTC AAGAAGTTGTGTTGCAGACTGAGGCAAAGACTTGCGAGAACCTGGCTGATACATACAAGGGTCCATGCTTCACCACTGGCAGCTGCGATGATCACTGCAAGAACAAAGAACACTTGAGGAGTGGCAGGTGCAGGGATGATTTCCGCTGTTGGTGCACCAAAAACTGTTAA
- the LOC137834021 gene encoding uncharacterized protein: MEELMNFVHQHGLFKGDYGIHFTTDEVFPSREDLLEWVCRVGYGLGFVIVIIRSDIANGKQGRKTYVLLGCERGGSYRKYKDGLEVSVTGTRKCECPFKLRGKPVGKGQGWVLKVICGTHNHDLYDTLVGHPYVGRLKMNEHSMLVDMTKSMVKPGLSFSAGFAFLSSEKEKNFIWALQKFRGSLSTSHVGPEVIVCDRDLALMNAINIVFPKTRNLLCRFHINKNVKAKSKMLVDSVEAWEVVMDSWKTIIDCIEIGKFDEFVKNFETICSPWPLLFEYVKNTWIIPHREKFVKCWTNLLMHLGNTTSNRVESAHWSLKRILQNSMGDLCLCWDAIKHVIILQHNEIKASFQMSLHMIGHTFNVQLYKMLVGSISKHALILIFEEFDRVNDVGFDSERCVM; this comes from the exons AtggaagaattaatgaattttGTGCATCAACATGGATTGTTTAAAGGGGACTATGGTATCCATTTTACAACAGATGAG GTGTTTCCTTCGCGAGAAGACTTACTTGAATGGGTCTGTAGGGTTGGTTATGGACTTGGTTTTGTTATTGTCATTATTAGGTCTGACATAGCAAATGGTAAGCAAGGGAGAAAGACATATGTCTTGTTAGGCTGTGAAAGGGGGGGTAGTTACAGAAAGTATAAAGATGGTTTGGAGGTTAGTGTAACTGGTACTCGAAAATGTGAATGTCCCTTTAAATTGCGAGGTAAACCTGTTGGAAAGGGTCAAGGTTGGGTACTTAAGGTAATATGTGGTACTCATAATCATGATTTGTATGATACCTTAGTTGGTCATCCATATGTAGGCAGATTAAAAATGAATGAACATTCAATGCTTGTTGATATGACTAAAAGCATGGTTAAGCCAG GTTTGTCCTTTTCTGCTGGTTTTGCATTCTTATCTagcgagaaagaaaagaacttcATATGGGCATTACAAAAATTTAGAGGGTCACTTTCGACATCGCATGTGGGGCCTGAAGTCATTGTTTGTGATAGAGATCTTGCTTTGATGAATGCCATCAATATTGTGTTTCCTAAAACAAGAAATCTTCTTTGTCGGTTTCACATCAATAAGAATGTTAAAGCAAAGTCTAAAATGTTGGTAGATTCTGTCGAGGCTTGGGAAGTTGTGATGGATTCATGGAAGACTATCATTGACTGTATAGAGATTGGTAAATTTGATGAGTTTGTGAaaaattttgaaactatttgtTCACCGTGGCCATTACTTTTTGAATATGTGAAGAACACTTGGATTATTCCGCACAGAGAAAAGTTTGTCAAGTGTTGGACAAATTTGTTAATGCATTTGGGAAATACAACATCAAACAG GGTCGAATCAGCTCATTGGTCTTTGAAACGAATATTACAAAATAGCATGGGAGACCTGTGCTTGTGTTGGGATGCTATCAAGCATGTTATTATACTTCAACATAACGAGATTAAGGCATCATTTCAAATGAGTCTACATATGATAGGACACACATTCAATGTGCAATTGTATAAAATGTTGGTTGGCTCTATATCTAAACATGCCTTAATTCTCATTTTTGAAGAGTTTGATCGGGTCAATGATGTGGGGTTTGATAGTGAACGAtgtgtgatgtga